The Lathyrus oleraceus cultivar Zhongwan6 chromosome 5, CAAS_Psat_ZW6_1.0, whole genome shotgun sequence genome includes the window ACTGGGCCAATGTTTCCTTGTAGGTAGCAATTTCATGTTCCATATCTGCCACGGTCTTTGGTTAGTTTGCTCTAGTGAAGTACTGGGGTCGATGAGTCGTCATCTTTCTGGCTGAGAAAAGGACAAGGTGAGCTCTTTCTGGTTGATATGCATGAGATACAAATGAATGAATTCATATTTTGTGGATGAAATGCAAATAATTATGCAACATCCATAGATTCAAAGTCTTGTTGGTGTAATAACTCAGGTTCAAAAATCCAGTGATGCAATAATAATACGAAATAATGTATGTTAAGAGCATAACATATTTTGGATAATCTGCGTATACAACCCGATGCAAGATCAAAAGTCTGACTCATAAATGAAAATAAAGGTATGTATGGTCTTGGTTTCCTGTAgaaaaacccatatccccctTACAGGTAGGTCCTAGTCTTCAAGAGGTAGTTCCTAGAAAGTtcctagagtcattgatccaagTGAAAATACCTTACCGTAGCGAATTCTCCtaggacaaaagtacttccaagtgaatctagtctaGGTGTGGGTCTCGTTCCAACCTAACGCGTGAAACGTGGGTCGACACGACTATCCATGAGTCTATCATGTGTATGTGCTCAATCTTGGGTATAGAGCTTCTCTCATGAAACATCATCCCAACCTAAAAGAGAGTATATAACAGATATCCAACATATAATGAATATTTAAAGCAATAAAGAATgtgataaataaaataaaaatagagCGAGTAAGGCGATAAAGATAAAAACCTAAAGCATGCAAAGAAAGCAATCAAAACTAGGCTCGACTTGCTTAGactatccccagcagagtctccaggTGAAGTTACACGAAAAATACCCGAGTGCATtgcacgctcgaagatacaacagagttgccatcaaaatttatttattccctaaggaaagggaaaacatcgataaaacccaagggaagagaaaaagggtaaggaagtcaattatgcaaggggaaggtattagcatctCTCACATCtattgtactcaacgggaaccattttgattgttcttttctaaaatgggtgttactatctaaaTATTACTTGAGAAattaaaaaagaaagaaaggaatAAACAAAGTGATCGAagaggattagggccctcatgcttacgtatccttatagtgcaataaggaattcaaagtttcgtagttcatagaactaatggtgggagatgaaagaAGTTGTGATACTGAATAAAATATGAAGGTACTCGTGGAGAATTTGAatcctcatgcctacgtattctcactgtgcaatgataaagtcagagctccgtagttcgtggaactaggACGGACAAAGAAAGGAAGACTTGATAGAATTTATGTTTGTGGTGTTTGAACTAAAGAAACGAGGTAAAATCAAATTGGCTGAAGTGGAAAACTGGAGTAAAGTAATTTAGAATTGATTAAGGTGAAAAAATTGTGTTTGACCGGATAACGTTTTTGAACCGAATAATGGTGTTTGAACCGAAGGAAGAAATTGAGGTATAATGGGAATTTGTTGatgtggtgtttaaaccagaTGGTGACTGGATTTGTGGTGTTTGAACCAAAGGTTGAAATAATGTGGTGTTTAAACCGGATAGTGGTGTTTAAGCCAAAAGGTAATATGAATGTAATGTTTAAATCAAGGGTTGTGATAATGTGGTGTTTGAACCAAGGAAAtagtgtttaaaccaaaggatgAGCTAAAAGTGTTGTCCAAATCTAAGGGTTGGTGTTTGAACCGGCGGAGTGGTTTTTAAAACAAAAGATGGATGATAATGTGGTGTTTAAACTGGATGGTAGTGTTGAACCTGAAAAAATGGATTCTAAACCAATGCAATGGTGTTTAAACCTAAAAAGAGGTGTCTAAACAAAAAGGTCGGTGTATAAACTAGAAAAGGGGTTTATGCCATGCAATGGTAATGGTGCTTAACTAAGGCAAGGGTAATGGTATTATACCAGACACAGTTGTTCAAACTgaagcaatggtgtttaaaccTAAGGGATAATGTTTAAACCAAAAAGGTGGTGTTTAAATCAAAGGGGCGGTGTTTAAACCTGAAAATcggtgtttaaaccaaaaggtCGGTGTTTAAACCGGAAAAATGATGTTTAAACCAAAAGTCGGTGTCTAATCCAGAAAAGCAGTGTTTAACCAAAAGGTCGGTGTTTAAACCGGAAAGGTCGTGTTTAAACTGATAGAAGAGACAGGtgtggtgtttaaaccggaaaagtggtgtttaaaccgaaAGGGAAATGAGAATGATGTTGGACAAGACTTGGCAGTCATTTGACTTGAACCACACTAAATTGTTTGAGTAAAGGGAATACtctgagcaactgggtcattcgtcccgtacccaaagatattcagaatgaggataggaatgcTCCCTCTCACTTTACTACATAAGGCTCATGACGTGTGATCTTCATCATAAGTGGCAAGTTGCTGAAGAAGATTCTGATTATTGACCCTGATGATGTAATGTTGCTTGTTGTAGGAGGagacttggcaatcatttgatcaaATTGTACTAAAGTTTACGATTAGAGGTGAATACtctgagcaactgggtcatttgtcccgtacccaaagatattctaaatgaggatatgaatgctccctctcaccccttctctgctacttaaggctcgtggcacacAATTTGAATCATGATTGATAAGTGTTTATACACCTTCATTGTGCTTGAATAGTAGCCCAGTCAGTATGCAACGCTTGACTTGTATTGACTTGAAGTCTTGaacttgaatttgagtttgaagTCTTGATCTTGAGATTCAGTGCAGCTTCAACACAAGGTACTTGCCTTATCAAGTGATCAAaggtcttttgatcacttgaacaGGCTTAGGGAATGAGCGCAGATcaaaggatttggttgatcaAAGTAAACTTTGATCAACTCAATCAATGAGAATAAAAGTCAATTGAATTATGTACAATGAAATAATGGTTTAACAACCTAGTGAATTAATCAAATCAATGTTAAACTTGATTCTAAACAAAATCCTAAAACTAAGGGAACATGTTTTTTATTGATTAGCAATTATCTAAAAATTTAATCTTTAAAAATATCAACATTCTAACCAAAACAACTAAGTGCGataaaaattaaataattcaTAACAACATGAAGAACAAGATTGTATGAAGAAATTGGTGACAAGAGGGATGGAGATCCTACCAACGGAAACGTGATTTTCCCCAATAATTATGGCAATTGAAGTTGGTGAAGAATAGTACAAAAAACCTCGGTCCAAGCTGTGAATTCCTCAGGTGCAGATCATTATCCATTTGCCTTTGATTTCTTATTATTTCTACCTCttcttattttctatttttgGTTGTTACTAAACGTGTGCAATTGAGTATGCCCTGAGTTGAACTTCGAGAGTGATTGAGATCGAATCCGAGGGAAGCTTGAGAGGTTGAGCTTCAAAGATTGATAAAGATGGAGTTGTGATGGAGGTTCTGAGTTTTCATAGAATGAAGGATTGAGAGAGTTTTGTGGAGCTTAGAGGTTAAAGATGGTTCCAGAGGTGATGAATGATTCAGTGTTTGCGATCACTAATCGAGAGTGGTTGAGTTTGAGAGGTTATGATGAATGATTGAGGGTCTGTGATGAAGGTTGATTGAAGGTGGTGAAATGGTTGAAAGGTGATGAAGTGgttgatgaattttgatgaaTGTTCAGCGAGGTCCTGGTGACTGGTCGATTGTAGTTAATATAGGTTGTTAGAGTATGAGGATTAGCAAATTCTGTTGAGAAATGTGTAACTTAATTTTGTGAAGTTTGAGGCTAAATGAGTTAGTTATGATTTCTGTTATGAGGTAATGTAATTGACTTGGTAATGTGCAGTTTTTGTTAGTTGGCTCGCTTGTTATATTATGAAATGATAGATGTGAATGGTTAACTGAAATGTGGATAGGTTAGTTAGTGATCAGTTATGTTGTTTGGTGAAGTGTTAGGGTGAACTGGCTAGGTTAACTTGAATGGTTTGTGTAATGTGTTTTGTGAGTTTTGGGTTGCATGATTGTTGTTTGATAATTACATGATGTTGATTGCAAGTGCATTGCTATGTCTGGCATGTTGCAGGATGGTTATGTGTATTGCATGGTGGTTCTAAATCACATTGTGAGTATTGCAGCCTATTATATATGATGTTTGATGTGCACTTCTTGATTGTTATGACTGTTGCGGGTCTGTTTTTGCTGAAATGGTTTGCAGGAAGTTGTATTGATTTGGTGCAGGTTGTTGGCATAATGTTTTACTGTAGGTTGTTGTGCTTGATATGCCACGACTGTTTTGATGTATTGGTTAGGCATTGGTTGCAGCCTTCTTGGATATATTGCATTTCCATGACTGGATGCAACTTGAATGAACTGATATGCTATTGTTGCAGTACATGACTGTTAACTAGTGTATTGGATTGCTAGGCTGATGTATGGTGTGCTCATGGTTGCTAAGAACTTTCCTTATACTATTGTAACTGATGTGTTGATGTATGTTTTGATAGGCATGTTATGAATGGTATACATGCAAGGCTTGTAAGGCAAAGTTGGTGGCAAGGCAAAGCAAAGATGACCAAGTCATGGCATGGTGTGGCCAACTTGTAAAAATATGGAATTTCTTGTTTGTGAAGCAACATGAGAATGTAAGCTCATGCAATCAATGCAAGGACGAAAATGTAAATAGTATTAGGTTTAGGTTGAAAAAATGCaatggttgactttggtcaactagttgaccaaaaagcCAACAGTTAACCAAAAGTCAACTTTGTAAAAATGTAatttttttatttctcttttttgtaatgaacattgtATTCTAATAAATGAGTGTATAATTAATTAATGAAATGGTTATGATTGAACGTGAACCAAACTTGATTTTTGAATGAATTTACTCGAAAATCAAACTTGATTTATGAATGAATCAATCACCTTTGAATCACAAAGATCATGAACCACTTTCTCTGATTTTGTCTCTTAGAGACATATACTATTTGACTTTCTCTCTCTAGTTTTGTCTCTTAGAGACACATACTATTTGACTTCCTCTCCAAAATCAACCTCCAAACTTATTTCTTCTTAAATGCTCTCCCACAAACCTCTAATATTGAAGCTGATAATCTTAAACAGACTTAAACTACACCCTACACGAACACTTAAAACAATCATCTTTAAAAAATTTCACCCCTCCCTCTAATTGCCTACTTGTATGAACACTAGATTTGAACATAAAGAACTTTGAGCACAATATCCACCACTCCATTTAGTTTTGCTGGTTCCATAGGAGAATTTTTATTGTATATAGTCTTGTTGTAAGATTGAAGTAAATAGTAAGGAATTTGAGACCTTACACCAAATAATTAATAGTTTGATTTCTGACTCTTATGCATGGAAAATTTTCATAATCATTTTGATGTAGAATAATCTTTTATCATATATGATTTCTTTAATGAACATGTTTTGTTTGTTATTAGCTACTTTTTTTTTACCAAACATATATATTGTAAAAACAATCTACTCGcatataatttttttatgaaGCAATTAATCCTTGAATTATTGTTCCTTAAAAATGGGCGATATGAAGTAATAATTCATTGGATTATCACAATTAATCACCGAAGCAATGAATAAATATGCTATACTGTTATCTTGATTCAGAAATGGTGGAAATAAGAAATGGATAAGTTCATCAATTGAATTCAAGTTTCTTTTCAGTTTCAATTCTGCAAAAATATATTTGACTTCTCTTCTAACAATTTTCACCACAATCTTGTTAATGCAACTTAGTTGATAACTTGATATGACATCAAGTACAAGAGTGTGAATTCGAACACGCATCATTTTACTTGTTGACATTCAATAATGTGAACTCTAAGCACTCAACTACttaccaaaaaaaaaaacaattttcACCACATAACTATGAAGAGATCAGAAAAAGAAATGGAATTCACTAATCAAAACTAATCCATAAATCTAAATGGTAATCAATTAAAACCTTTCAAAATACGACAATCTTAATAAAAACCCTAAGACAAATATATGTATTAATCAGATTAATGACTTTTCTAATTGATTAAGGTTATTTATCTTGTTCTAATTGATTCAACCAAATCCTTAATCGATTTGGCAGTATATAAAATTCTTTATGGATTAGAAATACTTAATCAATTTCATATATAAGCATGGATAGATTTTTAAGAAGTTTTGTAGGACAGGAGAGGATTTTTAAAAACTTTTGTGTGTGTGATTGTCATTCGAGACTTATTCCTGATCCTTTATAATTTAATTGATTATTCTAAGACTCTAAACACGAGATCAAACAAACTTTTATACTTTATCTCTTTCATATTTCAAAATTCTCTTCTTGATTTATCAATTTTAATTGAACTTCTTTTGGATTATTGAATTGTTTGAGTGATAAGACCTACAATATCCTTTTGATCCGATGAAATCAACTCCTACTATCACAAAGTCTCAACATCAAAAAAATCGTTTGATTTATAGAATTATTATCTTCATAGGTGCTTTTTATCAgttttcatcatcaaaaccaCATGTGATGGTGATACCTATAAACACGCAAAGATCCATACTATCCACCACTCCATTGTCTGCTCCATAGGAGGGATTTATTGTATATAGTCTTGTAGTATTGAATTAAATACTAAGTAATTTGAGACCCTTAACCAAATAATTAATAGTTTGATTTCTGACTCATGCATCGAAAATTTTCTTAATCGTTTTGATGTAGAgtaattttttattatatatgATTTCTTTAATGAACATGTTTTGTTTGTTATTAGCTACTTTTTTTGACCAACTATTTATAAAAGAATTAACCTTTGAATTATTGCTTCTTAAAAATGGGCAATATGAAGTAATTAATCTTTGAATTATCACATACACAATTAATCAGTGAAGCAATGAATCAATATGCTATAGTATTATTTGATTCAGAAATGGATAAGTTCATCAATAAAATTCATGTTTCTTTTCAGTTTCAATTCTGCCAACCATGTTTGACTTCTCTTCTaacaattttcaccatataaTTTCCACATAATTATGAACAGATCAGAAAAATTTACAAAGTTCACTAATCAAAACTGTGTCCAAAATTGACTGATGTACATATAAGATCAATCAGTACATAAATTTCATTTAACTCTACAACTTTATACATGCATGCATGCATgcatacatacatacatacataaatatatatatatatatatatatatatatatatatatatatatatatatatatatatatatatatatatataaactcTATCTATCAGACACAGTTTGGGTCTTTTTTCTATCTTTTCTAAGCCTAACCTTGTTTTCCAAAATAGTCTCAAGCTTAGGAGACCAAACCTGATCCTTAGATTTCACAAGCATTTCATAATGTTTTTTCAACTCAGGAGTACTACAAAGGAAACTGCTTTTAATACTAACGCAACCATCATTCACTGATCTATCTCCATCAACAAGCCTCATCATAAACTCCGGCATAACTTTTATCAAAACCTTTCCATCACAATCCTTCAAATACTCAAACGGACACTCTCCGAATTTGATCGTTGACTTGTTGTTATTACTATTATTATGTGATCTCAATGATAACAGTGAAGAAACTGAGAGTGTTTTGCATGAAAAGAGATCGATAGGGACAACAAAGTATGCCTCGCCGGGGACGAGTTCGTCTTCCGAGTCTAAACTAGGGATCGGGTGACCGATAAAAAACGAGTCCACATGGCAAATCATCGTCTCTGGAAACTCGAAGAAAATCTCCCCGGCGGTGTGGTTTCCGTTTAAGAATCTCGTGGCGCCTTGCCAAAATATAAGCTTAGCTGAAGACGACGATGACGATAATTTTTTGTTTTGTGGATGAAAGCATGGAGTTACTACAGAATTTCCCATTGTTGAAAATAAATGAAGAGAAAGATCTACCTATATTGAGAAGGTTGAGTGTGTTGGTTGTTAATGGTTTGAGAATGAAAAAGGAAAGTGGAGTTTTATATATGATGAGATGATAGAAAAAGAGACAATATTTGACTTGGATAAAGTCTAGGGTTGGTGTTTTGTTATGCAATAGGGTCGGTGTCTTTGTCCGTGTGGTCTTTAGTCAACCATGCCGGCTTTGAACATTTTTTAACTCTATTATGGAACACTCGTGTGTTAGACTAGAAAAAATACACCAATATTTAAACACAAGGTTAATTATACATTGACTAGAAACAATATTCAAATAATGTCTTTTATAAATAGTTAACTAGTTTTGGGACGTTAGAAAGAGGAGATTAATATTCAAACCTAATAGTAAACTATAAGGTTCCTAATTATTATTCTTCGTTGGATGTTTACCTTAGGAGAATATTCCTTTTTCTCATATTCCTATAGTTTTTATCGATGATTTTTATGGCCAAAAATCATGCGTTGATGTAGAAAAAACAAAGCCTTCTCGATTTCTATATGCGTCCAACTGGAAAAGGCAAATTAAGTTTTGgttataattttttatattttataaattAGATACTCTTTACACGCAATTAAGTAGATTAATCATTCGAAAACAAAATTCTATTAAAAGAGATTTAAATTTTAGATATAATTTTCACTAACATTTTGAGTATATGATGATATTAATTATTAAGTATTTATATAAGCATAAAATATGTTGGCAAAATAAATATCTAAAATAATTTGTTATTCTttataaattttaataaaattatCAACCGTTTAAATTgaattatttaaatttatttattgATATCAATTTCTATGATACTGATTAAATGATCCTATCAAAACAACTTATCACATTTTTTCTagaaatttatttttaaaatatatatatatatatatatatatatatatatatatatatatatatatatatatatatatatataatgagAAAACTATTAATATATGAGAATGATAAGAACAATTATTAGtcattaaattaaaaataaatgactgAGATGAGATTAAAAAGTTtagttaaagaacatgtgtgtctttttcATATGAATAATAAATGACGAAAGAGACACATGTTCTTTAAGTGAGTTTTTCAATCTCAatcttttatttttaatctaaagaCTAATATTTATTCTTATcattctcatataaaaataatattttcattatatatatatatatatatatatatatatatatatatatatatatatatatatatatatatataagaatagaagagagaaaagagaaaaagatAGTGTATTGTATTATTCCCATTATAAGTGTATCTTTTGAATACAATAGGAGTCTTATTTATATGACATATGTAATGAACAAAAAATCAATATGGAATTCACTCATTTATGGACATCCACAATCATGCCATTTATAACACTCCCCATTTGATGTCCATCAAGAATATGTCTCATTAAAATCTTACTAGTACAAACTCAGTGGAAAAAATTCTAGTGAAGGAAAACGAGTACAACATTCTTGGTGAGGGAACTCCCTCGATATTAATCAATACAGGTTGTTACAAATAAAGAAGGAAATTAGTTGGGATGT containing:
- the LOC127085336 gene encoding uncharacterized protein LOC127085336, whose amino-acid sequence is MGNSVVTPCFHPQNKKLSSSSSSAKLIFWQGATRFLNGNHTAGEIFFEFPETMICHVDSFFIGHPIPSLDSEDELVPGEAYFVVPIDLFSCKTLSVSSLLSLRSHNNSNNNKSTIKFGECPFEYLKDCDGKVLIKVMPEFMMRLVDGDRSVNDGCVSIKSSFLCSTPELKKHYEMLVKSKDQVWSPKLETILENKVRLRKDRKKTQTVSDR